The region CACTCAATATAGTGTAACCACTGGCTTTCCTTCGCTTTGATTAAAACACGCATCGATTACAACAAGCTTATAACGCTTCTAAAATCGCATCTGCTGTACTGACTTCAAATGATTTTGGCGCTTCAACATTTAAGGTTGTCACTACACCATTATCGACAATCATTGCATAACGTTGTGAGCGAACGCCGCCAAAACCAGCAGTATCCATTTCTAAACCTAAAGCTTTAGTAAAACTTGCATCGCCATCGGCTAACATCATCAGCTCATCGGCATTTTGCGCATGACCCCAGGCTTTCATCACAAAGGCATCGTTCACAGAAAGACAGGCAATAAGGTCAACACCTTTGGCCTTTAATTGATCTGCTAATACCACAAAACCTGGCAAATGTGCTTCTGAACACGTAGGCGTAAACGCACCAGGAACAGCAAACAATACTACTTTTTTACCCGCAAATAATTCACCGACTTCGTGAGTGACCATGCCACTTTCCTTTAGTTCACCTAAAGTACCTGCTGGAAGTTTTTGCCCTTGTTCAATCATGTAAAACCCCTATTAATGTATTTATTGTGCTGTAGCATAGCGCTAAAAACCTCTGACAAACACAGAGCAAATGTGTGGGTACTCTGTTTAACGGTCTAGTGATATGTATCTTAAAAAGATATTAC is a window of Shewanella donghaensis DNA encoding:
- a CDS encoding peroxiredoxin — protein: MIEQGQKLPAGTLGELKESGMVTHEVGELFAGKKVVLFAVPGAFTPTCSEAHLPGFVVLADQLKAKGVDLIACLSVNDAFVMKAWGHAQNADELMMLADGDASFTKALGLEMDTAGFGGVRSQRYAMIVDNGVVTTLNVEAPKSFEVSTADAILEAL